A stretch of the Aegilops tauschii subsp. strangulata cultivar AL8/78 chromosome 4, Aet v6.0, whole genome shotgun sequence genome encodes the following:
- the LOC109733327 gene encoding GTP-binding protein At2g22870, producing the protein MLLRPRPFLLQALTPLPFSCGPLAVRRTLSAHAAAAGAAPRGDAPAPARTRHKNSRKAEPPRVPTDTALFFPPGVDRDAAVAAEMLIPGSNIVVGPYAGDARVKEAEFIGCSAHARDCPKDDRPEFAVLGRSNVGKSSLINTLTRRKEVALTSKKPGKTQTINHHLINKSWYLVDLPGYGFAAASKTARTDWSSFTKGYFLNRDTLVGVLLLVDASVPTQQIDLDCANWLGRNNVGLTFVFTKCDKVKKGKGGRPDENIKVFLENIGSLYPRPPPWIMTSSTTGLGRDGLLLHMSQLRNYWDNEAT; encoded by the exons atgcttctccgaCCCCGCCCCTTCCTCCTGCAGGCCCTCACACCGCTTCCCTTCTCCTGTGGCCCCCTCGCGGTCCGCCGCACGCTCTCAGCGCACGCCGCGGCAGCCGGGGCCGCCCCCCGCGGCGATGCGCCCGCGCCGGCGCGAACCCGCCACAAGAACTCCCGGAAGGCCGAGCCGCCTAGGGTGCCCACGGATACGGCGCTGTTCTTCCCGCCGGGGGTAGACCGTGACGCGGCTGTGGCGGCGGAGATGTTGATTCCGGGGTCGAACATCGTGGTGGGACCGTACGCCGGGGACGCGAGGGTAAAGGAGGCTGAGTTCATCGGGTGCAGCGCGCACGCCCGGGACTGCCCGAAGGACGACCGCCCCGAGTTCGCCGTCCTCGGCCGCTCCAACGTCGGCAAGTCCTCTCTCATCAATACGCTCACGCGCCGCAAGGAAGTCGCACTCACCTCCAAGAAGCCTG GGAAGACTCAAACAATTAACCACCATTTGATTAACAAGAGTTGGTACCTTGTGGATTTGCCTGGTTACGG GTTTGCAGCTGCGTCCAAGACAGCTCGAACGGATTGGTCTTCATTTACCAAGGGGTATTTCTTGAACAGGGACACTTTGGTCGGTGTACTGCTCCTTGTTGATGCTAGTGTTCCAACTCAACAAATTGACCTCGACTGTGCTAACTGGCTTGGTCGTAACAAT GTCGGGCTAACCTTTGTGTTCACCAAGTGTGACAAAGTAAAGAAAGGCAAAGGGGGTCGGCCTGATGAGAACATCAAAGTGTTCCTGGAGAACATCGGTTCGCTCTATCCAAGGCCTCCTCCATGGATCATGACGAGCAGCACCACAGGACTAGGCCGCGACGGGCTGCTCCTCCATATGTCGCAGCTGAGGAACTACTGGGACAATGAGGCAACCTAG